A genome region from Candidatus Oleimmundimicrobium sp. includes the following:
- a CDS encoding ParB/RepB/Spo0J family partition protein has protein sequence MVRRGLGKGLNSLIPSGGQVEGGLRLEQISIKEIATNPYQPRKSIEQESFQGLVTSVKEHGVVQPIVVRPKGLSYELIAGERRWRAAQEAGLEVIPAIVKEASDAESLELALVENLQRENLNAMEEAMAYRELIDKFNLTQAELAAVVGKSRTVITNTLRLFQLPKEVRQLIEEGNLSSGHARTLLSLEDEKKQIDLANRIIQDGLSVRQTENMVRLLKFSGSHAQHPRQLQPKAFKTIAKKLSERLSTKVKVKMTHKKGKIEISFKSLDDLERICQALNDKASSE, from the coding sequence GGCAGGTAGAGGGGGGCCTTAGATTAGAACAAATCTCCATCAAAGAAATTGCAACCAATCCTTATCAGCCACGTAAAAGCATTGAGCAGGAGTCTTTCCAAGGGCTTGTGACTTCTGTTAAAGAGCACGGCGTGGTTCAACCAATAGTTGTAAGGCCAAAAGGATTAAGTTATGAGTTAATAGCGGGAGAACGGCGTTGGCGAGCGGCTCAAGAAGCGGGCCTCGAGGTGATACCGGCAATTGTCAAAGAAGCCTCCGATGCTGAATCCCTTGAACTTGCTTTAGTAGAGAACCTGCAAAGAGAGAACTTAAACGCAATGGAGGAAGCGATGGCCTACAGAGAGCTAATTGACAAATTTAATCTTACCCAAGCGGAATTGGCGGCGGTTGTGGGCAAGAGCCGCACGGTTATAACCAATACATTGAGACTTTTTCAACTGCCCAAAGAAGTAAGGCAACTAATTGAAGAAGGCAATCTGTCTTCAGGACACGCTAGAACGTTGCTTTCGCTTGAGGACGAGAAAAAGCAGATAGACCTGGCCAATCGAATTATTCAAGATGGTTTGTCTGTAAGACAGACGGAAAACATGGTTAGGTTATTGAAATTTTCGGGTAGCCATGCTCAGCATCCCCGACAACTTCAACCCAAAGCATTTAAAACGATAGCAAAAAAATTAAGCGAACGCCTATCAACAAAAGTTAAAGTAAAAATGACTCACAAGAAAGGGAAGATAGAAATCAGCTTCAAGTCCTTAGATGACCTTGAGAGGATATGCCAGGCCTTAAATGACAAAGCTTCGTCAGAATAA